A region of the Sinorhizobium arboris LMG 14919 genome:
GCATACCCGTCGACCATTGCCAGATAGTCGTCCTGGCTGCATTTGTAGAAACCCAGCCAAAGTCCGAAACGGTCGGACAGCGACACCTTCTCCTCGACCGCTTCCGAGGGGTTTATGGCGGTGGATTGCTCGTTCTCCATCATGTTGCGCGGCAGCAGGTGCCTGCGATTGGAGGTCGCATAGAGCAGGACGTTGGCCGGGCGCCCCTCGACGCCGCCATCGAGAACTGCCTTCAGCGACTTGTAGGAGGTATCGTCGTGATCGAAGGAGAGATCGTCGCAGAAGACGATCACGGGCATCGGCGCTGCTTTCAGAATATCCATAAGCACAGGCAGGGTGGCGATGTCTTCCCGGTGCACTTCGACGAGTTTGAGCGCGCTGCCGGTGTCGTGTGCGACCTTTGCATGGACGGCCTTGACCAGGGACGATTTGCCCATTCCGCGCGCGCCCCACAGGAGTACGTTGTTAGCCGGATACCCTTCAGCAAAGCGCAGGGTATTGTCGAAGAGAATGTCGCGCACGTGGTCGACGCCGGCAATAAGCGCGAGATCGATGCGATTCGGCTTTGGAACGGGCTGCAGGTGGCGCGTGGCCGGTGCCCAGACGAAGCACTCCGCCTTGCCCCAGTCGTTGACGGCATATGCCGGCCCGGCGATACGATCCATCGCGGCCGAAAGGTTCCGTATTTCGTTGAGCAGGACGTCGATCTTGCTTTCGGACATTTCATGTATCTCCGGCAGACTGAACTTCAAACGCGGGCGGTCGACCCGCGCGGTAACGGGTGCGCCAGGGTACCCAAATCCTTGAATCGCCGCGTCGTTCGTCTTTCGGTCGAATCCCTCGAGGCTGTCGCAGCGGTTTTTTCTCGGTAGCACGGCGGTTTGCGCTGGAAAAGACCGGCAGCCTGCAACCGGGGGGTTCTCCTGCTGCGGAATTTGTGCCAGAGGCAGGAGAAACGGGGAAGAGCACCGAGGATTTGTGTTACGGGACGGCTTCCCTATATTCCGGCAGGTTTGCCGCGGGGGCAAGCGCGCAATTTGAACTTAAGGAGTGATCGATGTTTATTACCGAAGCTTTCGCGCAGACGGCGGCCCCTGGGGGCGGCGGCGCCGATATTCTGATGTCCATCCTGCCATTCCTGCTGATCTTCGTGGTGATGTACTTCCTGATCATCCGGCCGCAGCGCGCGCAGATGAAGCGCCGCGAAGAACTCCTGAAGAACATCCGGCGCGGCGATCAGGTCGTCACCGGCGGCGGCATTGTCGGCAAGGTGACCAAGGTCGTCGACGATGCGGAGCTCGAGGTGGAGATCGCCGAGGGCACCAAAGTCCGCGTCGTCCGCAGCGGCGTGTCCGAAGTTCGCGTGAAGGGCGAGCCCGTCAAGGAGTAACCCGGCGCGGGAGCGTGAAGAAGCGTATGCGGTCTTTACCCGCAGACCGCGCTTGCTTTTGGCATCGATCACGGTTTGATTTTGGCTCGACGCGAGGTCAAAATCACCGCGGTTAGAGCAGGGGCCTCGACCGGCAGAGACCGGCGGATGGAGCATTTCGACCTATGCCCAGGTTTTCGCCGTTCAAGAACATTCTCATCTGGCTGGTCGTCCTTGCAGGATTCGCCTTCGCGCTACCGAATGTACTTTCCAGGGAACAGCTTGCCGACTGGCCGACCTGGCTGCCGCATCGGCAGGTGCCGCTCGGGCTCGACCTCAGGGGCGGCTCCCACATCGTCCTGAAGGTCAGCCGCGAAGACATCGTTGCGGAGCGCCTGCAATCGACCATCGATGCGATCGCCGATACGCTGAGACAGGCGGATATCCACTATACGGGGCTTTCCGGCAGCGGACAGAGCCTTCAGTTTCGGCTCCGCGATGCCGCGCAGGCGCCTGCCGCACGTGAAGCGCTGAAGGCCTTGTCCGCCCCCGTTCAACAGGGCGGCTTTTTCGGGAATTCCATTCAGGAACTGGTTTACGAGGAAAGCGCGACCAGCGATACGCTTAGGCTTCGCCTGACGAACGAGGGCATCGACCTCAGGATCTCCGCTGCCGTCGCCCAATCCGTCGAGGTCGTGCGCCGCCGCGTCGGCGAAGTCATTGCCGTTGCGCCGGTCATAGAGCGTCGCGGCAGCGACCGACTGAGCGTGCAGGTGCCCGGTCTGGACGAGCCGCAAAGATTGAAGGACCTCCTCGGGCAGCGAGGCGATTTCGCCCTGAAGTGGCTCGATTCCTCGATGCCGGCGCAAGAGGCCGTCGATACGAGGCCGCCTGCTGGGTCCGAGGTCCTCTATTCGCTCGACGATCCACCGATTCCCTACCTTGTCGAGAGACGCGCCTTTGCTGCGGCGCCGGACTTCGCCGAGGCATTACCGGGCTTCGATCCGGAAACGAGCGAACCTATAGTCACCGCCAGGGTTGCGGCCGAAGCATCCGCACGGATCGCGCCGTTCTTGCAGTCGGATCCGAGAAAGCAGTTCGCGATCGTGCTCGACGGGCAGGTTGTCTCGACGTCCGTTCTGGACAAAGCGCTCTCCGGTGACACGGTCCGGATTTCCGGAAATCTCTCGGAGGACGGAGCGAACGATCTTGCCGCTCTGATGCGTGCCGGCCCGCTTCCCGTTTCGCTCACCGTTATCGAGGAGCGTACCGTTGGCCCCGAGGACGGAGCCGACGCCGTTGCAAACGGCCTCACGGCCGGTCTGATCGCGGCCGTTGCCGTCGCAGCCTGCATGATCGGCTTCTACGGGTTCTTCGGGGTCGTCGCCGTCATTGCCGTGATCGTGAACGTCGTGCTTATTATCGCGGTCCTGTCCGTCACCGGCGCCACGCTGACATTGCCTGGAATTGCCGGGATCATCCTCACGATCGGAATTGCGGTCGACTCGAACGTTCTCATCTATGAGCGCCTCAGGGAAGAGGCGCGCAGCAGCGACAAGCCCTTACGAAGGGCGCTGGATAGCGGGTTCGAACGCGTCCTGAGAAGCATCGTCGACGCGAATCTGACCATATTCATCGCTGGCGTCATTCTCCTCTATCTTGGCTCAGGCGCTATCCGGGGCTTTGCGGTCACGCTCGCCATCGGCAGCATCACCACCATTCTGACGGCGCACAGCCTGACACGCAGGCTTGTTCGCGGGTGGTATCGCCGCCGCCGGCCGCACCGGCTGCCGCGTGGCATTCGGACGGGTTTTTTCAGCCGGGCGGACTTCCGTTTCATGGCGATCCGCAATCCGGTCTTCATTCTGATGACGGCATTGTCGCTTGCTTCGCTGGTTCTCCTGACGAGTCTCGGTCTCAACATGGGAGCAGATTTCAGGGGGGGCTCCGTCATCGAGTTGCGGGCGCGTGCCGGCGTCGCCGATGTAGCCGATATTCGTGCGCGGCTGGACGAATTGAACCTCGGAGACGTGCAAATCGAGGAGCTTGGTTCGGCACGCGACGTTCTCGTCCGTGTCCCGTCGCAGGAAGCCGGCGACAATGCCGAGCAGACAGCCGTCGGCCTGGTGCGCGCCGAACTAGAGGACGAGTATGTCTTCCGGCGTGTGGAGGTGGTCGGACCCGGTGTGTCCGGCGAGCTGACGCGGGCAGGATCGATCGCCGTTGCCGCGGCGGTGCTGGCCGTTCTGCTTTACGTCTGGCTTCGGTTCGGCCGGCGGTTTGCCGTAGGAGCCATTATAGCGACGTTGCACGATGTTCTGCTGACGCTGGGTTTCCTCGTCGTGACAGGTATTGAATTCAATCTCGCCAGTATTGCAGCGCTGCTGACGATCGTGTGCTATTCGCTGAGCGACACCATGGTGATTTATGATCGAGTGCGGGAGAACCTGGTGCGCTATCGAAGGATGCCGCTTTCGGTCCTGATCGACACCTCGATCAACCAGACCCTGTCGCGGACCGTCCTGACCGCCTTGACGACACTCCTTGCTCTCATTGCACTATACCTGTTCGGGGGCAGCGTCCTTGTTCAGTCCTTCAGCGCGACACTCATATTCGGTGTGCTTGTGGGTACCGTTTCGTCGATCTATGTCGCAGGGCCGTTGCTCATTCTCTTCAATCGACGAAACAATCGCCTTGGAGGCACAGAGGACCCGACCGACGGGGATGCCTCGTCGGAGACGGAAGCGAAGGGTGCGGTGTGACCATGGCAAAAGGGATCGAAATGCGTGAAGCGCACTTTCCGGGACGCGCGCCCGTCGACGCCTACGGCAATGGCGGCTTCCGTTTCGCCGACATGTCGCATCGCGGCTCGGTTCTGATGCTGCCGTCCGGAATATACGCGTGGGACGTGGCGGAAGGCGACGTGCTCGCGGTCGCGAAATTCCGGCGTGTCTTCGAGGAGGCTCTCCAGATCGAGGTGCTGCTCGTCGGCACAGGCCGGGAAATCCGTCCCTTGCCGGCAGACCTGAAGGCGGCGCTGCGGGCGGCCAACATCTCGTCCGATCCGATGAGCACCGGGGCGGCGGTGCGGACCTATAACGTGATGCTGGCGGAATCACGCGCCGTCGCCGCGGCATTGATTGCGGTGTGAGGCGTTCGAAGGAAACCGGCGTGCAACAGTCCGATGACCAGATTCTCGCAACCTTGCGGGACACCGACCGCGACCGCTATCTTGCCTGTCTGCTTTCTCCGTCAGAGAAACAGCATGCGCTTGCGGCGCTTTATGCCTTTTACGCAGAGATCGCACGTGTCCGAGATATGGTGAAGGAGCCGCTGCCCGGCGAAATCCGGCTGCAATGGTGGCGAGACCTTCTCGACAATGAGCAGTCGGACGGTGCGGGGCATCCGCTGGCTGAAGCGCTGCTGCGTTGCATCCGCCAGCATCACCTTCCTGTTCGCGTTCTGCAGGACATGATCGATGCTCGGATTTTCGATCTTTACGACGACCCGATGCAGGACAGGGAGGCACTGGAGGGCTATGCCGGAGAAACCGCATCGGCGCTTATTCAGCTGTCGTCACTCATCCTGGATCCCGACAATGCGGCACAATCCGCATACGCAGCCGGCCATGCCGGGGTCGCCCAGACGATTGCCGGTCTCCTGCTGTTGTTCCCGGTTCACGTCCGGCGTGGCCAGGTCTATTTTCCCGCCGAACTCTTGGGCGCAACGGGGCTCGACGCTGAAAAGCTGCTCGCCGGCACGGATGAGGTCGCGATCGAAAGAGCCGTTCGCGCTTTCTGCGGACTGGGACGCGACCATCTCGCCAAGGCACGTGAAGGCGCGGGTTCGATCTCAGCCCGGAATTTCTCCGCTTTCCTTCCCGTCGCGCTAGCCGAGCCGGTGTTCGATCGGGCGGAGGCTGCCGGAGCGCGAATCCTTCGTCAACCGCTGCAACCGCCGCAATGGCGGCGGCAGTGGCGTATGTGGCGAGCGAGTCGGAGTAGGCGGTTTTAAGGCACCGCGCGTGCAAGAGCGTTTCACGCTTTCCTTCAGGTGTTTTATCTACCGCATTGGCCCGAAAATCGGAATCGATGTTCGAAAAGCACGAAGCGTCGGCTCAATAAGCCAGAGCCTCCTCTGGCGCCCCTTCGGACGCATGGGGCTCTGACGTGGAGCATGAAGTGGCCGCATGGCCGCCACGCTGGCGCAAGTCTCGCGGGATACAACCGACGTCTATCGGATTCCTGTCGCTATCAAGGTACCCACGCTATGCTCTGGTTCCTGCTCCTGGCCGCGATCGCCGCCGTCTGCGCGTTCTACATACGGATGAACGCACGCGCCGAGCGTGATGCCGATAATCCTGATGCCGGGTCGGCAATTGTGGAGTTCGGCCGGGCGTTTCCGGACGAAGCCATTCGCGCGCTGCATTCGACCGTCGACAGAGCGGCAATCTTCCTGCGCCTGCATGACGGCAAGGCGGGATTCATACAGTCGCATGGCACGCATTATGTCTGCCATGTCATTCAGCCCGGCAAGGTGCGGGTCAACACATCGGAGAGTGGGCGTGGGTTGATCGTCCACTTCCCCGATTTCGCCTATCTCGGCAACGCATTCGAGTTTCGAACGGCGGCCGAGGCGGCAGAGGTCTCGCTTTGGCTGCTCGGCAGTTTCAGTCCGAAATCCGAACTGGAAGTGCCGAACGGTGCGGCTGAGAGATCGGACTGAGCCCATTGAGGCCGGAGCGGGCTTTACCCGCCCCCTGTCAGGAGATCTTTTCGAGCCAGCTTGCGCAGTCGCTCAGCGCCCTTGACGCCATTGCCTGCTTCTTCGCCAGCGCCTTTTCCTTGCCGCGAAAGCGTTTGGCACCCTCCGGTTTTGTGAGCGCGCCGGGCTCCAGCGGCGGAAACAGCCCGAAATTGATGTTCATCGGCTGGAACGAGCGCTTGCCCGGTTCGTCATCGGAGACGATGTGGCCGCCGGTGATGTGGTTGAGGAGAGCACCGAAGGCCGTGGACACCGGCGGCAGGACGGGAGACGCGCCTTTGCGTTCCGCCGCGGCGAAGCGGCCGGCCAGGAGGCCGATGCTCGCGCTTTCTACATAGCCCTCGCAGCCGGTTATCTGGCCGGCGAAACGCAGTCCCGGCCGCGACTTAAGGGTCAGCGAATGATCGAGCAGGATCGGCGAGTTGATATAGGTGTTGCGGTGGAGGCCGCCGAGCCTTGCAAACTCGGCGTTCTGGAGCCCCGGGATCATCCGGAAGACTTCCCCCTGTGCGCCATATTTCAGTTTCGTCTGGAATCCGACCATGTTGTAGAGCGTACCGAGCGCGTTGTCCTGGCGAAGCTGCACGACGGCATAGGGCTTTACCGAAGGATTATGGGCGTTGGTGAGGCCCATCGGCTTCATCGGTCCATGACGCAGGGTCTCGCGGCCGCGTTCGGCCATCACTTCGATCGGAAGGCATCCGTCGAAATAGGGTGTGCCTTCCCATTCCTTGAAGCCGGTCTTGTCGCCGGCAATGAGCGCGTCGACGAAGGCGTCATACTGCTCCTGCGTGAGGGGGCAGTTGATATAATCTTTTCCCGTGCCGCCCGGGCCGACCTTGTCGTAACGCGATTGATGCCAGCAGATATCCATGTCGATCGTATCGGTGTGAACGATCGGTGCTATGGCGTCGAAGAAGGCGAGGGCGTCCGCGCCGGTTTCTGCGCGAATAGCCTCGGCGAGATCCGGTGCTGTAAGCGGACCCGTTGCAATGATGGCGAGGTCCCAGTCCCTCGGCGGCAGACCGCGGATCTCTTCCCGCAGAACCGTGATCAGCGGATGGTCTGCGATCGCTGTGCTGACAGCCTGGGCGAATCCTTCGCGATCGACGGCAAGTGCGCCGCCTGCCGGCACCTGGTTCAAATCGGCGCATCGCATGATGAGCGAACCCGCAAGGCGCATCTCCGCGTGCAGCACGCCGACGGCATTGCTGGTCGCATCGTCCGAGCGGAAAGAGTTGGAGCAGACGAGTTCGGCGAGCCTGTCGGTCTTATGCGCATCCGTGCCGCGCACACCGCGCATTTCATGCAGGATGACCGGCACGCCCGCTTCGGCGATCTGCCAGGCGGCTTCCGACCCGGCGAGGCCGCCGCCGATGACGTGGACAGGCGAATAGGAGGATGTCGTTTTGTTCATGCGCGGCTTCCTATCACAGCCATCCTTCGCTTCCAAGAAACGAAAACGGCGCCCAAGGGCGCCGTTCAAGCTAAGCGATACTCGATCCTGTTAGCGGAAGGAGCGGGCCGCGATGTTGCGGATGTCGTAGCGGGTGATGCCGATATCGTTCAGAGCGTGGTTCGAAAGGCTGCCCAGCTCGGCAACGGTGCGGCGGTAATTGATCCAGCTTTTTGCAATGCGAATCGGGTTCATGATCGTTTCCTCAAGAAGATCGCTCGCGACAGTGATTGTCTGCGTCGTTGAGGTTCTTATACGCGTGTCTAATTGGAAGATGGAGTGCAAAGTAGATGCATCTGCTATGCATTTGTGCAGTGCATCGATCATTTCATTAGCACGCGTCCAGTGCGGCACGAAAATGCGGCATCGATCGCGATTCGGTTAATTGCATCTGAGGGATTGCTGCACGAGATCAGAACGACCCGGCAGAAATAAAAAACGCCCACCGGCAAAACCGGAAGGCGTTTGAAAAGCCATGATCTGGCGGAAGTTCTTATGCTTACTTGATTGCCTGACGGGCAACGTAGGGGATGTCTGCGCGGCCGATCCCGAGATCGGTCAGTTCACGATCGCTCATGCGGCCGAGTTCGTTGCAGGTCTGACGATACTTGCGCCAGTTGTTGAAAGAACGTGC
Encoded here:
- a CDS encoding ATP-binding protein — protein: MSESKIDVLLNEIRNLSAAMDRIAGPAYAVNDWGKAECFVWAPATRHLQPVPKPNRIDLALIAGVDHVRDILFDNTLRFAEGYPANNVLLWGARGMGKSSLVKAVHAKVAHDTGSALKLVEVHREDIATLPVLMDILKAAPMPVIVFCDDLSFDHDDTSYKSLKAVLDGGVEGRPANVLLYATSNRRHLLPRNMMENEQSTAINPSEAVEEKVSLSDRFGLWLGFYKCSQDDYLAMVDGYAQYFKLPIESEALHAEALEWATTRGSRSGRVAWQFIQDLAGRLRRQLDTPA
- the yajC gene encoding preprotein translocase subunit YajC, with translation MFITEAFAQTAAPGGGGADILMSILPFLLIFVVMYFLIIRPQRAQMKRREELLKNIRRGDQVVTGGGIVGKVTKVVDDAELEVEIAEGTKVRVVRSGVSEVRVKGEPVKE
- the secDF gene encoding protein translocase subunit SecDF, encoding MPRFSPFKNILIWLVVLAGFAFALPNVLSREQLADWPTWLPHRQVPLGLDLRGGSHIVLKVSREDIVAERLQSTIDAIADTLRQADIHYTGLSGSGQSLQFRLRDAAQAPAAREALKALSAPVQQGGFFGNSIQELVYEESATSDTLRLRLTNEGIDLRISAAVAQSVEVVRRRVGEVIAVAPVIERRGSDRLSVQVPGLDEPQRLKDLLGQRGDFALKWLDSSMPAQEAVDTRPPAGSEVLYSLDDPPIPYLVERRAFAAAPDFAEALPGFDPETSEPIVTARVAAEASARIAPFLQSDPRKQFAIVLDGQVVSTSVLDKALSGDTVRISGNLSEDGANDLAALMRAGPLPVSLTVIEERTVGPEDGADAVANGLTAGLIAAVAVAACMIGFYGFFGVVAVIAVIVNVVLIIAVLSVTGATLTLPGIAGIILTIGIAVDSNVLIYERLREEARSSDKPLRRALDSGFERVLRSIVDANLTIFIAGVILLYLGSGAIRGFAVTLAIGSITTILTAHSLTRRLVRGWYRRRRPHRLPRGIRTGFFSRADFRFMAIRNPVFILMTALSLASLVLLTSLGLNMGADFRGGSVIELRARAGVADVADIRARLDELNLGDVQIEELGSARDVLVRVPSQEAGDNAEQTAVGLVRAELEDEYVFRRVEVVGPGVSGELTRAGSIAVAAAVLAVLLYVWLRFGRRFAVGAIIATLHDVLLTLGFLVVTGIEFNLASIAALLTIVCYSLSDTMVIYDRVRENLVRYRRMPLSVLIDTSINQTLSRTVLTALTTLLALIALYLFGGSVLVQSFSATLIFGVLVGTVSSIYVAGPLLILFNRRNNRLGGTEDPTDGDASSETEAKGAV
- a CDS encoding Mth938-like domain-containing protein; translated protein: MAKGIEMREAHFPGRAPVDAYGNGGFRFADMSHRGSVLMLPSGIYAWDVAEGDVLAVAKFRRVFEEALQIEVLLVGTGREIRPLPADLKAALRAANISSDPMSTGAAVRTYNVMLAESRAVAAALIAV
- a CDS encoding phytoene/squalene synthase family protein, with translation MQQSDDQILATLRDTDRDRYLACLLSPSEKQHALAALYAFYAEIARVRDMVKEPLPGEIRLQWWRDLLDNEQSDGAGHPLAEALLRCIRQHHLPVRVLQDMIDARIFDLYDDPMQDREALEGYAGETASALIQLSSLILDPDNAAQSAYAAGHAGVAQTIAGLLLLFPVHVRRGQVYFPAELLGATGLDAEKLLAGTDEVAIERAVRAFCGLGRDHLAKAREGAGSISARNFSAFLPVALAEPVFDRAEAAGARILRQPLQPPQWRRQWRMWRASRSRRF
- the trmFO gene encoding methylenetetrahydrofolate--tRNA-(uracil(54)-C(5))-methyltransferase (FADH(2)-oxidizing) TrmFO, with the protein product MNKTTSSYSPVHVIGGGLAGSEAAWQIAEAGVPVILHEMRGVRGTDAHKTDRLAELVCSNSFRSDDATSNAVGVLHAEMRLAGSLIMRCADLNQVPAGGALAVDREGFAQAVSTAIADHPLITVLREEIRGLPPRDWDLAIIATGPLTAPDLAEAIRAETGADALAFFDAIAPIVHTDTIDMDICWHQSRYDKVGPGGTGKDYINCPLTQEQYDAFVDALIAGDKTGFKEWEGTPYFDGCLPIEVMAERGRETLRHGPMKPMGLTNAHNPSVKPYAVVQLRQDNALGTLYNMVGFQTKLKYGAQGEVFRMIPGLQNAEFARLGGLHRNTYINSPILLDHSLTLKSRPGLRFAGQITGCEGYVESASIGLLAGRFAAAERKGASPVLPPVSTAFGALLNHITGGHIVSDDEPGKRSFQPMNINFGLFPPLEPGALTKPEGAKRFRGKEKALAKKQAMASRALSDCASWLEKIS
- a CDS encoding DUF1127 domain-containing protein translates to MNPIRIAKSWINYRRTVAELGSLSNHALNDIGITRYDIRNIAARSFR
- a CDS encoding DUF1127 domain-containing protein, producing the protein MNLARSFNNWRKYRQTCNELGRMSDRELTDLGIGRADIPYVARQAIK